From the Nocardiopsis changdeensis genome, one window contains:
- a CDS encoding response regulator yields the protein MKLFLVDDHPIVRAGLAALFEGEEDIEIVGEAADGTDAVRLIGLRSPNVVLMDLRLEGGLDGVAVTERVLALPAPPRVLVLTTYENDGDIMRALDAGASGYLLKDSPPERLFEAVRAAARGETVLSPHVAARLVRRVRDPRPAVTPRELEILRLLAKGAGNREIARTLFVTEATVKTHLQRIYAKLGVETRTAAVRAAVDLSLISWD from the coding sequence GTGAAACTGTTCCTGGTGGACGACCACCCGATCGTGCGGGCGGGGCTGGCCGCCCTGTTCGAGGGCGAGGAGGACATCGAGATCGTCGGCGAGGCCGCCGACGGGACCGACGCGGTGCGCCTGATCGGGCTGCGCTCGCCCAACGTGGTGCTGATGGACCTGCGCCTGGAGGGCGGCCTGGACGGCGTGGCCGTGACCGAGCGGGTGCTGGCGCTGCCCGCCCCTCCGCGGGTGCTGGTACTCACCACCTACGAGAACGACGGGGACATCATGCGGGCGCTGGACGCGGGCGCCTCCGGGTACCTGCTCAAGGACAGCCCGCCGGAGCGGCTCTTCGAGGCGGTGCGGGCGGCGGCCCGCGGGGAGACGGTGCTGTCGCCGCACGTGGCGGCCCGGCTGGTGCGGCGGGTGCGCGACCCGCGGCCCGCGGTGACCCCGCGCGAACTGGAGATCCTGCGCCTGCTGGCGAAGGGGGCGGGCAACCGGGAGATCGCCCGGACCCTGTTCGTCACCGAGGCGACGGTCAAGACCCACCTTCAGCGCATCTACGCCAAGCTCGGCGTGGAGACCCGCACCGCGGCGGTGCGCGCGGCGGTCGACCTCTCGCTCATCTCCTGGGACTGA